Genomic window (Candidatus Methanoperedens sp.):
AAGAATTAAACTGTTTTCAAAATTTAAAAAGATTGTATTGCCGAAGATGCACAGTCAAAAACATTATGTAATCAACCCATAGAATCATAAATCGCATAACTATATCACACCATAGAATTATTAAGCCAGATAATGTCGCTGTTTGATGCTAAGTTTTATGACTTTAATATCCATCCCGACCCTTCACATTCAATCACCCAGCTGGCGCTTGAGGCAAAAAGGTACGGATACTCAGGAATCGCTATCATCAACTCAGGGGTAACAAGCAACGAGGTTTTACCTCCGAATTTTTCGATTTACATCGGGGTTGAGATCACAGGCAGACCTTCAAGAATCAGGGAAGAAATAAAAAAACACAAGACCGGGATACTGACAGTATTGGGCGGAAATGAGGAACTGAACCGTGCCGCAGTGGAAACAGAAGGGCTTGACATTCTTTTACAGCCGGAAGAGTTCAACAACGTGCTCGCA
Coding sequences:
- a CDS encoding ribonuclease P protein component 3 (Part of ribonuclease P, a protein complex which generates mature tRNA molecules by cleaving their 5'ends; archaeal RNase P has multiple protein subunits homologous to eukaryotic nuclear RNase P proteins) — encoded protein: MSLFDAKFYDFNIHPDPSHSITQLALEAKRYGYSGIAIINSGVTSNEVLPPNFSIYIGVEITGRPSRIREEIKKHKTGILTVLGGNEELNRAAVETEGLDILLQPEEFNNVLAKAAGDNSIAIGFNLGSLTHRRGEARVRELMLMRTNLRHARKYHLSMVLTCSAHSIYDLRSPREKAALAGLFGMTQKEAVMAMSATPRGILRRKSSDYIQEGIEIV